From a single Seriola aureovittata isolate HTS-2021-v1 ecotype China chromosome 18, ASM2101889v1, whole genome shotgun sequence genomic region:
- the LOC130186255 gene encoding arrestin domain-containing protein 3-like has translation MVLAKVRALAIYFDSLNESNLPVFSGGELVSGRVVVEVTGDVRVKSLDIAARGVAKVRWTESRNTGANTAYTQNYTEEVEYLHHYDTLIGEERDEDCPEEGLTVLHAGVHEFAFSFNLPQMALATSFEGKHGSVRYWVKAELHRPWLRPVKAKKEFIVFEHIDINTPLLLASQAGTKEKTLCCWFCASGPISLSTKIERKGYTPGESIQIFAEVENCSSRVVVPKAALYQTQTFFAKGKGKQIQQLVSNLRGDPLPQGKSQSWEGKLLKIPPVSPSILDCPIIRVEYALVVYVDVPGGLNLSVSLPLVIGTIPLHASTTRTSSISSNCSTLSWLGLSGRPEAPPSYSELAISESHRRDCLQGCDRSDEEGEDLLTYITEFRYLPPPLYSEVDPYPDPVEVCGATDVRRPDTCPSR, from the exons ATGGTACTGGCCAAAGTGAGGGCATTGGCGATCTACTTTGACAGCTTGAATGAGAGCAACCTGCCGGTGTTCTCCGGCGGGGAGCTGGTGTCGGGCAGGGTAGTCGTGGAGGTTACCGGGGACGTGCGGGTGAAGAGTCTGGACATTGCCGCGAGAGGAGTCGCCAAGGTCCGGTGGACGGAGTCCAGGAACACGGGAGCCAACACGGCGTACACTCAGAACTACACTGAGGAGGTGGAATACCTGCACCATTACGACACCTTGattggagaggagagag aCGAGGACTGTCCAGAGGAAGGTCTGACGGTTCTGCACGCCGGCGTACACGAGTTTGCTTTCAGCTTCAACCTGCCTCAGAT GGCGCTGGCCACGTCCTTCGAGGGGAAGCACGGCAGCGTGAGGTACTGGGTGAAAGCTGAACTGCACCGTCCATGGCTTCGCCCAGTCAAAGCGAAGAAAGAGTTCATTGTGTTTGAACACATCGACATCAACACACCACTGCTGCTG GCCTCTCAGGCTGGTACGAAGGAGAAGACCCTGTGCTGCTGGTTCTGTGCCTCAGGCCCGATCTCCCTCAGTACCAAGATCGAGAGAAAGGGCTACACACCAG GCGAGTCCATCCAAATCTTCGCCGAGGTGGAGAACTGCTCGTCCCGGGTCGTGGTGCCCAAGGCTGCGCTGTACCAGACCCAGACCTTCTTCGCCAAAGGCAAGGGCAAGCAGATCCAGCAGCTGGTCTCCAACCTGCGAGGAGACCCCCTGCCACAGGGGAAGAGCCAGAGCTGGGAGGGAAAGCTGCTCAAAATACCTCCGGTGTCCCCCTCCATCCTGGACTGCCCCATCATCAGGGTGGAGTACGCCCTCGTG GTGTATGTTGACGTTCCTGGCGGATTGAACTTGTCTGTCTCGTTGCCGTTGGTGATCGGGACCATACCTCTCCACGCCAGCACCACCCGCACCTCCAGCATCAGCAGCAACTGCAGCACTTTGAGCTGGCTCGGCCTGTCTGGGAGACCTGAGG cgCCACCGAGCTACAGCGAACTGGCAATATCAGAGTCTCACAGGCGGGACTGTCTGCAGGGCTGTGATAGGTCTGACGAGGAGGGAGAGGACCTGCTAACGTATATCACAGAGTTCAGATATCTCCCCCCGCCACTCTACTctgag gtCGACCCTTACCCCGACCCCGTGGAGGTGTGTGGCGCCACAGATGTCAGGAGACCCGACACGTGTCCGTCCCGCTGA